In Mobula hypostoma chromosome 11, sMobHyp1.1, whole genome shotgun sequence, the following are encoded in one genomic region:
- the LOC134353532 gene encoding cytochrome c oxidase subunit 8B, mitochondrial: protein MQSVKRPAARALRLLLPPLQRLVPAARIVSKPGREKLTATDQIVAFAVITATLLLPSSWVISHLEPHRRRKRKGQ from the exons ATGCAGAGTGTGAAGCGCCCCGCTGCCCGGGCCCTACGCCTCCTGCTCCCGCCGCTTCAGCGACTTGTCCCCGCCGCCAGGATCGTGTCCAAACCGGGCAGGGAGAAACTGACTGCGACG GATCAGATCGTGGCATTTGCGGTGATAACCGCCACCCTGCTGCTGCCCAGCAGCTGGGTCATCAGTCACCTGGAACCACACCGGCGTCGAAAGAGGAAGGGCCAGTAA